The genomic segment TCTTTCTGGTCCCGACGTTGCTGGCGCCGCCGCCGCACTACGGCGTTCTCGATCAGCCCCGCGGCACCACCCGGGCGTTCTTCGACGTCGAGTTCGCGCACACCGGATGGACCACCATGGCGAACGTGACCGGCTGGGCCGCGATCTCCGTACCCCTGGCGACCACCGAGGACGGCTTGCCCATCGGCGTTCAGCTGATGGCGCCCGAGGAAACGGTGCTGCTGCAGTTGGCGGCCCAGCTCGAGCAGGCGGTGCCATGGGCGTCGCGGCGCCCGGCCCGATGGCTGGGCGGCCCCGCGGCCTGAGCGCCTTTGCTGCTTTGGACGAACCGTGCAGCGGTCATGTCCGCACATGAGACACTGTGCCTATGGTTGTCGCTATCGCGCGTCCCAAGCTGGAAGGCAATATCGCCGTCTCGGAGGACCGTCAGATCGGTTTCGCCGAATTCGGCTGCGCCCAGGGCCGGGCCGTCTTCTGGTTGCACGGTACGCCCGGGGCTCGCAGGCAGATCCCGGTCGAAGCGCGAGTGTTCGCCGAACAGAACGACATTCGGCTCATCGGGGTCGACCGGCCGGGGATCGGCTCGTCCACCCCGTACCAGTACGAAAACGTGCTGGCGTTCTCGAAGGACCTGGCGATCATCGCCGACACCCTCGGTGTCGACAAGATGGCCGTGGTCGGACTGTCCGGCGGTGGGCCGTACACACTGGGCTGCGCGACCGCGATGCCGGAGCGGATCGTGGCCGCCGCCGTGCTCGGCGGGGTGGCCCCGACGGTCGGGCCCGAAGCCATCAAGGGTGGCCTGATGAAGGTGGGCGCGGCCGCGGCCCCGATCATCGAGGTCGCAGGCGCCCCGCTGCGCCTTGCGGCCGTCAGCTTGATCAGGCTGATCAAACCGGTGGCCGAGCCGGCCCTCTACATCTATGCCGGCATCTCCCCCGAGGGTGACCGCAAGATGCTGGTGCGGCCGGAATTCAAGGCGATGTTCCTCGACGACCTGCTCAACGGCAGCCGCAAGCAGCTGTCGGCGCCGCTGGCCGACATCGTCGTGTTCGCCCGGGACTGGGGATTCCGCCTCGACGAGGTCAAGGTGCCGATCCGATGGTGGCACGGCGATAAGGACCACATCGTGCCGTTCGCGCACGGGCAGCACGTGGTCTCCAAGTTGCCCGACGCGGAGCTCTACACGCTATCCGGTGAGAGCCACCTGGCCGGTCTGGGCCGGGCCGAGGACATCCTGCGCACCATGCTCGAGCTGTGGGATCGCGACGAAAAAGCCTGATCCAGACCGTAATCCAATCCCGCGCCGCGCGGATGATTCCGGCGCGGCGCGGGTATCGGATGTCTGGTTAGGCGCCCAGCCGGCTCTTGATCAACGCATCTTGCTTCTGGCCGAACTCGATCACCAGATCGTTGGGTGCCGGGTCGGCGACCGGGCCGGAGAACTCCAGCGACGACGCGGCATTGCCTTCGGTGAAGTACAGAATGCTCAGCGATCGCGTGCCGTCCGGCGATGTCCCGGTGATCAGCTGTCCGCCCTGTCCGACCGGAGCGGCAACCGACTTCTGATTGGCCACCGGCGTGGCGGCCTGCGCTGAACTGATCGCACCGGCGGCGGCACCGGGATCGGCCAGCACCCATACGGTGTCGGTGATCGTGCGCCCGTCGCGATGGGTGTAGACGGTCATCGCGCCGGGTTGGCCGCCGGGATTGAGAGTCGGCGGGCCCGCGGTGTAGGCGAGCGAGTCGGTCACCACATTCGGATCAACCAATAAGACGGTGTAGTCACCGGGATCAGCGGATGCCACACCGGCGCCGAGTGACATACCTGCCGACAACAAAGCGGCGGTCAGACCGCCGATACAACGAGAGTTCATATTCGAGGTCTTCCGTTCGGGAAAGGAATGAATGTCGGGTTATTCGTCGCTGCGCGATCAGCAGGGATAGCAGCCCCAGCCGCGCCAGCCGTCGCGCCAGAAAAAGCCTGCGCCACAACCCATGTCGCCGGTCCCGCCTCGGCAATCCAGCGCGGTGATGACCGGTGAATGCCCCGGGCCGTACGGCGTGGGAGTGGTTGTTGATGCGGCATTGGCAGATACCGCACCGGACAGTGAACCGGCGATCAAAGCTGTCGTCGCAATACCCAAGATGACTTTTCGCATGAATGGCTCTCCCAAATCAGGGTCGCGCTGAATAGGACCGTCCCACGGTACGTGAGCTAATGCGCGAATCGAGGCAATTCGACGGGTTCGTCAGTATGTGTTTAGCCCGAACTGACTGGTGCTTATGCCCAATTCCCCCACTGGCATGGGCCAGAAGTCCCTATGGCTAAAGAGAATTACCGGCCAAGCTGATTGACGTAATGGGGGTGGCCGGTGTATTGACGGATACGTCATGGCACCGCCTTCGAAAGGTGTTGACATGAACGACGTACTCGCAGAACGCAATTACGCCTGGCGGATGATCCGGGCCGCGCGAATCTCGCACGCCGACGGAGTGATCGCCGATGGCGCCGAGAACCGCCGTAGCGACATCGGCACACTGCTCGACGAAGCTCTCGAAGCCGGGCTGGGCCGCGCCGAGATCATCGTCGAACTCGCCGACCTCGCTGCGCGCATGTACGCGCTGTGCAATCCCGACGAGCTCGTCGTCGCGGATGCCGAAGGCTGTCTGGCTTAAGCCAATCCGAGCAGAGTGCGCCGCAGTAGGTGCATGGCCACCGTGGTGGACCGCTCCCTGATGTCTGCGCGTTCACCGGGCAGCCGCACCGAGCGGCTCACCGTCGTGCCGTCGCCCAGCATCACGCAGAACCACACCGTGCCTACCGGTTTGGCTTGCGTTCCGCCGCCCGGCCCGGCGATACCGGTGATAGCGACCGCGGTGTCGGCGCCGAATCGGCGTAACGCCCCCGCGGCCATCGCCTCGGCCACTTCCTGGGAGACCGCTCCGCAGGAGTCGATGAGCGCCCGGTCCACACCGAGCACATCCACCTTCGCCTCATTCGCATAGGCCACCACAGCACCCGCCACGTAGGCCGACGACCCGGCCCGGTCGGTCAGCCGTGCCGCCAGCAAGCCGGCCGTACACGACTCCGCCGTCGCGATGCGCCGCCCCGCCAGCAGTCCGGCGACCTGATCGTCAACGAGCGATCCGTCCTCGGAGAACACCATCTCGCCGTGCCGGGCTCGAATCAGATCCATCAACTGCGCGTACGCCGGCGCGCTGTGCGGTTCATAGCGGGTGACCATCTCCACCTCGCCACGGCGCAGGCAGGTGGTGATCTCCAGGTCGGCGAAACCAGGCAGGCTCTCGGCTTCACGCAGGGTCTCGGCCAACCCCGACTCGGCCAGCCCGAACATCCGGACCGTGTCTTGGCTGTAGACGGTCCGCCCGGCGATGGCCTGCTGGAAGGCGTCGTCGGCGACGGCGGCCGGCCACATCGCCTGGAGTTCGCGCGGCGGCCCGGGCAATACCAACACCGTCGGTGAACCCGGGACGACGACGCCCGGCGCTGTCCCCACCGGGTCGAGGACGTGGGCGCCCACCGGAACCATCGCCTGTTTACGGTTGGCCGCGCGCACCGCGTCGAAGTCGATATCAGTGAAGCGGGCCATCAGATGCTTGAGGATCGCGGCGATCTTGGCTTCCAGCTCCGCATCGAGCGCCAGTTCGCGGCCGCAGAAGCGCGCGACGATTTCGACAGTCATGTCGTCGGCGGTCGGGCCGAGCCCGCCGGTGGTGACGATCAGGTCGACGCCCTCGGCGGCCAGGAAGCGCA from the Mycolicibacterium crocinum genome contains:
- a CDS encoding competence/damage-inducible protein A — its product is MSVRAGIVVTGTEVLTGRVADRNGPWVADRLLELGVELAHITICGDRPADIEAQLRFLAAEGVDLIVTTGGLGPTADDMTVEIVARFCGRELALDAELEAKIAAILKHLMARFTDIDFDAVRAANRKQAMVPVGAHVLDPVGTAPGVVVPGSPTVLVLPGPPRELQAMWPAAVADDAFQQAIAGRTVYSQDTVRMFGLAESGLAETLREAESLPGFADLEITTCLRRGEVEMVTRYEPHSAPAYAQLMDLIRARHGEMVFSEDGSLVDDQVAGLLAGRRIATAESCTAGLLAARLTDRAGSSAYVAGAVVAYANEAKVDVLGVDRALIDSCGAVSQEVAEAMAAGALRRFGADTAVAITGIAGPGGGTQAKPVGTVWFCVMLGDGTTVSRSVRLPGERADIRERSTTVAMHLLRRTLLGLA
- a CDS encoding alpha/beta fold hydrolase translates to MVVAIARPKLEGNIAVSEDRQIGFAEFGCAQGRAVFWLHGTPGARRQIPVEARVFAEQNDIRLIGVDRPGIGSSTPYQYENVLAFSKDLAIIADTLGVDKMAVVGLSGGGPYTLGCATAMPERIVAAAVLGGVAPTVGPEAIKGGLMKVGAAAAPIIEVAGAPLRLAAVSLIRLIKPVAEPALYIYAGISPEGDRKMLVRPEFKAMFLDDLLNGSRKQLSAPLADIVVFARDWGFRLDEVKVPIRWWHGDKDHIVPFAHGQHVVSKLPDAELYTLSGESHLAGLGRAEDILRTMLELWDRDEKA